In Amycolatopsis sp. FBCC-B4732, the genomic stretch GCTGATCGCCGGCACGGCGTGCCAGCGCAGGCCGAGGCCGGCGAACCAGCGGTGGTCGGGGTGGGTGAGCGGGACCTCCAGCACGGCGTCCGGGGGCAGCGTGAACAGCCGCGGTTCGCCGGGCAGCGCCTCGACCAGCAGCGGGAGGACGTCGAAGGACCCTCTTCGTTCCGGCGGCCGCCAGCCGAGTCTTCGCACCTGCTCGGTGAACCCGGCGTACCGGGGGTCGCCGAGCACGGAGCCGTCGTCGAGGCGGTACCCGGCGTAGCGGATGAGCTGCTCGTTGTGGATGCGCGGGCCCGGCACGTCCGGGGTGTCCGGCGCGAACACGGTGACGGTCGGGCGGATCCGGCCGCCGCGGGTGGCCTGGCGGAGGTGGGCGACGCATTCGCCGGCGATCGCCGCGGGGTCGGTGACCCGCCGCCGGTCGCGGATGCGGAGGCTGCGCCAGTACAGCCTGCCGATGCAGCGGGCCGAGTTGCGCCACGCGACGCGCGCGCCGTACGCCAGCTCGGCCGCGGTGTGGCGGTAGGTTCCCGTTTCGGCGATTTCCGCGCGGACCGCGGCGAGCCGGTTCTCGAACCGCTCCCCCGCTTCGGCGGCGCCCTCGGCGAACATCCGGTCCAGGAATTCTTCCGCTTCGGCGGAATTGACGCTCTGCTCCTCCGATACGCGCTGTGGGTAAAGCGGCAGCGGTGCCGTCACCCGCTCAGGTGTAACGGTCACCGCACTTCCCCACTCTCCGGAATCGTGTTCCGCAGCCCGACGAAAAGGTTCACCGCTCCTCCGATGGTCGCCGACGACAAGCCGGCCTGGAGGTCCTGCCGCCCCCGGCACCTCCGGCCAGGCGGGGGAGAGTACCCGACGATCCGCGCGGCGCACTCCCCCGATCGTGAATTCCACTCCGCCGGTCCCGGAATGCGGCTTCGGCCAGGGAAAACGCCGGCAAAATAACTGTCACCAAGCGTTATTCGGACATGGCGCAGCGCATTTCCCGTCAATCGATCACAGTGGACAGTGCGGCTTTCGTGATCCTTTCCCGGAAAGGACCGTTCGGCTGTTCGTGCGCTTTCGCCGAACGGCCTTTCCGGGGCGCGGTCCCCCGTGTATCAGCGCGCCCGCGCGCGACGTTAGAGTCGCGGGCATGAGCCGGATTCCCGTGGTCCTCGTCGCCGGGTTCCTCGGCGCGGGCAAGACGACGCTGCTCAACCACCTGCTCGCCAACCGCGAGGGCGCCCGGGTCGGCGTCGTAGTCAACGACTTCGGCCAGGTGAACGTCGACGCGCTCGCGGTCGCCGGCCAGGTCGACACGATGGTTTCGCTGGGCAACGGCTGCCTGTGCTGCGCCGTCGACGCCAGCGGCCTCGACGCGATGCTCACCCGGCTCTCTTCGTCCGAAGCGGGCATCGACGTCATCGTCGTCGAGGCCAGCGGAATCGCCGAGCCCCGCGACCTGATCCGGCTGATGATCGCCAGCGAGAACCCGGACATCCGCTACGGCGGGCTGGCCGAGGTCGTGGACGCGGTGGAGTTCGAAGCCGCCCGGGAGCGCCACCCCGAACTGGCCGACCACCTGCGGCTGGCCGACGTCGTGGTGCTGAACAAGGCCGACCGCGTGTCCGCGGAGGACCTCGCCAAGCTCACCGCGGCCGTCGAAGAGCTGGCGCCGGGCCGCCCGCTGCTGGTCACCGAGCACGGCCGCGTCGACCCGCGGCTGTTCTTCGACCCGGAACCCCGCGGCGAGCGCGTCGGCCAGCTGTCGTTCGACGACCTGCGCGAGGAGCACGACCACTCGCGGCACCTGCACGCGAGCTACCAGACGGTCACGTTCACCGCCGGGACGCCGCTGGCGCCCCGCGCGTTCGTGGACTTCCTGGAGCGCCGCCCACCTGGGCTCTACCGCATGAAGGGCCAGGCCGACTTCGGCATCGACGCCCGCTTCCACCTGCACACGGTCGGCGGCTTCGTCGAGCTGGCGCGGTCGCCGTGGCCCGCGCGGGCACCGCACCGCACCGAGCTGGTGCTGATCGGCGCGGGCCTCGACACCGGCGCCGTCCTGGCCGAGCTGGAGAGCTGCGTGGCCCCCGACCCCGAGGTGGTCGACGAACGCGGCCTGCTGCACATCCTGCGTTACCTCCCCGACCAGGCCTGACACGCCGACGACCGGCAAATGCGCTCCCGCCCCACCCACGGCGACGGACACTGTCGCCCATGACGATCACCGCGGTGAGCGCACCCCGCTGGTACCGGGTCGGCGTGCTGCCCGAAGACGTCCCCCTGGCCCACCTGATGACCCGCTCCGGCGACCTCCGCTACCGCCGCTCGGCGTGCGGCGAGCGCGAATCCCGCAGCTGGAAACCGGTCGACTTGACGACGGCGGAGGTGACGCCCTGCCCGGGCTGCGTCGCAACACTGTCGGGAGCATCGGCGACCGAGGGCGAGGACCGCGGCCAGCTGTCGCTGGACCTCGAGGTCTAGCTGTGCTGCCCCGTGCGGTGGGGGACGCGGCCGGCGGTGGTTTGCCGGCGAGTGAGGTGTGTCCTCGGTGCTGGTTGTAGGTGTGCAACCAGCCCGGTAGTGCTGCTCGACGTTCGGTTTCGGTGCGGTAAGGCCGGCTGTAAGCCCATTCCTCGAGCAGCGTCCGGTTGAACCGCTCAACCGGTAGCGGACGAGGACACGGTGCACGGTCGACGGATTCAGGCCGAGCACGGAGGCGATGCGGGCCGGGCCCCACCGACGCGCGAGCCGGACCTTGATGATTCGTCGCTCGGTCCGGGTGGGTGTCCGTGTCGCACCGATCGCAACCTCCCGGACAGAACAACTAGCCGAGCGCCTTCTCGTAGCAGACCGACTCGGGATCGCTTTCGTGCGGCGGGAAGTTCGGCACCCGGCGGTACCCCGCACGCTCGTACAAACGCATCGCCGCCGGCTGGTGGCGGGCCGTTTCCAGGCGGAGGCGGCGTGCGCCCTGGCCGCGGGCGAGGCGCTCGGACTCCGCCACCAGGGCGCCCGGGACGTCGGTGCCGCGGGCGTCCGGGGCGACGAACAGGCGCTTCAGCTCGGACACGCCCGGCTCGACCGGTTCGACCGCGCAGCAGCCGATCGCGCGGGGGCCGTCGTGGGCCAGGAGGTAGCGGCTCGCCGGGTCCAGCGGGTGGGGCCGGGCGTCCGGGGGCAGGTCGTGGACCACGATCAGCTCGGCCGTCATCGCCGTCATCAAAGCGAGCAGCAGCCCGTCGTCGGCCGGGCACTCCGCGACGGTCGCCACCTTCACGCCTTCTTCGCCCGGCTCGGCGCCACGCGCGGCGGCTCGTTGGGCATCTTCGGGTAGACCGGCGGCCACGGCGCGTCCATCAGCCCGTTCGCCAGGTCCGCTTCGGACATCGCCAGCAGCGGCTCGATCGACTGCGGCCGCTCCCCCGCGCCGGCCCACGGATCCCCGCGCTCGGCCACGCGCGCGGGCACCGTGCTCAGCGTGAGCTCGTCCGGCTCCACGGTGTCCAGTTCGTCCCAGCCGATCGGCGTGGACACCTGCCCGCCCACCCGCGGGCGCACGCACCAGGTGCCGAACACGGTCTTGTGCGGCGCGTTCTGGTTGAAGTCGACGAACACGCGCGAGCCGCGTTCCTCCTTCCACCACTGCGCGGTGATCTTCTCCGGGTGACGGCGTTCGAGCGCCCGCGCCAGCGCGACCGCCGCGGCCCGCACCTGGAAGCTGTCCCAGCGCGGTTCGAGCAGCACGTACAGGTGCAGACCCCGCGAACCGGACGTCTTCAGGTGGCCTTCGATGCCGTGCCCGGCCAAGAACTCCCGGGTCAGCACGGCGGCCTCGCGCAGGTCGTCGAAACCGATGCCGGGCGACGGATCCAGGTCGATGCGCAGCTCGTCGGCGACCTCCGGCGTGTCCGCCAGGTACGGCCACACGTGGAAGCCGAGGCAGCCGAGGTTCACCGCCCACAGGATGTGCGCGAGGTCCTTCGCCACCAGCGCGTCGCTCGTCGTGCCGTTCGGCGTCGAGACGACGGTGGTGCTCAGCCACGGCGGCGCGCCCTTCGGCACGCGTTTCTGGAACCAGTTCTTGCCACCGGCACCGTCCGGGTAGCGCTCCAGCAGCAGCGGGCGCCCGCCGAGCCGGGCCAGCAGCGGGCCGGAGATCGCGCGGTAGTACTCGACGAGGTCGAGCTTCGTCTCGCCGCGCTCCGGGAAGTAGACCTTGTCCGGGCTGCTGATCTTGACCTCGACGCCGTCGACGTCCAGCAGCACCGCCTCGCTCATCGCGCCTCCCCGAACAGCTTGGCGAGCTCGGCGGGCGGCGCCTCGTCGAGCTGGGCGTACGTGCACGACTCCGGCGTGCGGTCGGGCCGGAACCGGACCAGCCGCCCGCCGTGGCGGAACCGGCCGCCCTGCAGGTGCTCGTAGCGGACCTCCGCCACCCATTCGGGCCGCAGCGGCTCCCAGGAGAGGTCCTTCTGCGGCGCCCAGCGGCTCATCGCGCCCGGCTGCCGGCCGGGCTCGGGTTCGTACTCGGCCCAGGACCGCCACGGGTGGTTCTCGAGCGCGTTTTCCCGCAGCGGCGCCAGCTCGTCGACCAGCTCGGCCCGCCGCGCCTTGGTGAAGCTGCTGGCCACGCCGACGTGGTGCAGCACACCCTCGCCGTCGAACAGCCCCAGCAGCAGCGAACCGACGCCGGCGCCGTCCTTGTGCCAGCGGAACCCGGTCACGACGCAGTCGGCCGTGCGCTCGTGCTTGACCTTCAGCATCACCCGCTTGTCCTGCTCGTACGGCAGGTCCGCGGGCTTGGCCATGACGCCGTCGAAGCCCGCGCCCTCGAACCGGGTGAACCAGTCCTCGGCCTGCGCCGGGTCGTCGCTCAGCGGGGTCAGGTGGACGCGCTGCAGCCCTTCGGCGTCGGTGCGCAGGATGCTCTCCAGCCGCGCGCGCCGCTCGCGGAACGGCTCGCCGGTGAGGTCGGTGTCGCCGAGGGCGAGCAGGTCGAACGCGACGAAGCTGGCCGGCGTCTCCTCGGCGAGCTTGCGCACGCGCGAGGCCGCCGGGTGCAGCCGCAGCTGCAGCGCCTCGAAGTCCAGCCCCGCGGGGGTGACCAGCACGATCTCGCCGTCCACGACGCAGCGGGGCGGCAGCGCGGCGGCCAGCAGCTCGACCAGCTCGGGGAAGTAGCGGGTCAGCGGGCGGTCGTTGCGCGAACCCAGCTCGATCTCGTCGCCGTCGCGGAACACGACGCAGCGGAAACCGTCCCACTTGGGCTCGAACAGCAGCCCCGGGTCACGAGGCACCTCGTGCACGGCTTTCGCGAGCATCGGCCGCACCGGCGGCATCACGGGCAAGTCCACCGCGCGAGCTTAAAACACAGGTACGACATTTCTGAGCGTGATACACACTGACTCGTGACCACCGAACGCCCAGAACCGCCCCTGACCGGGGGCGAGCGCGAAATGCTGCGCACCTTCCTCGACTTCCACCGCGCCACCCTCGCGATGAAGTGCGACGGACTGTCCGACGAGGACCTCCGCCGCGCCGCCAGCCCACCGTCGACGCTGTCGCTGCTCGGCCTGGTCCGGCACATGGCCGAAGTGGAGCGCACCTGGTTCCGGCGCGTGATCAACGCCGAAGACATCCCGCTGCGGTGGTCGGCCGAAGGCGACTTCCAGGCCGCCTACGACGCGAGCTCCTCGACGCGCGAGGAAGTCTTCGAAGCGTGGCAGACCGAAGTGGAGCACTCCCGCAAGATCGAAGCGGCGGCCGAGTCGCTCGACGTCACCGGGTACCAGGCCCGCTGGGGCGAGGACGTCTCGCTGCGGCTGGTGATGCTGCACATGATCCACGAGTACGCCCGCCACAACGGCCACGCGGACTTCATCCGGGAAGCCGTCGACGGCGTCACGGGAGCCTGATGGACGTGCTCGCGTGGCTGCTCGACTCGGACCCGGCGCTGCGCTGGCAGGTCGAGCGCGACCTCGCGGGCACCCCACCCGAGATCTGGGAGGCGACGCGCGCCCGCGTCGCGACGGAAGGGTTCGGCGCGCGCCTGCTGGCGGCGCAGGACCCCGACGGCCAGTGGGCGGGCGGCGCGTTCTTTCCAGCCGGCTTCCGCGGTGACGAACCGCAACCGTGGACCGCGACGACGTGGTCGCTGAACGCCCTGCGCGAATGGGGTCTCGACGCCGCGGTCCTGAGCGGCACGGCCGGGCTGCTGGCCGCGAACAGCCGCTGGGAGTACGACGACCTGCCGTATTGGGACGGCGAAGTCGACTGCTGCATCAACGCGTGGACGCTGGCCAACGGCGTGTGGCTGGGCGCGGACGTCGCCGGCATCGCCGACTGGTTCGCCCGACACCGGCTGCCGGACGGCGGCTGGAACTGCGAGTGGGTCGAGGGGTCGACGCGCTCGTCCGTCCACTCGACACTCAACTCGCTCAAAGGCCTGCTGGCGCACGAAACCGCGACCGGTGGCACCGCGGAAACCCGCGAAGCCCGCCGCCTCGGCGAGGAGTACCTCCTGGAACGCGGGCTGTTCCGGCGGCGGTCGACGGGTGCGCCGCTCGCGCCGTGGGTGCGCGAATTCGGCTACCCGATGCGCTGGCACTACGACGTCCTCAACGCCGCTTCGTACTTCCGCGACGCGGGGCGCCCGGACGAGCGGCTGGCGGCGGCGATCGAGCTGATCCGCGCGGCCCGTCAGCCGGACGGCACGTGGCTCCAGCAGCGCACCGACGCCGGCCGCGTGTGGTTCCCGGTGGACGTCCCGGCCGGGCAGCCGTCGAAGTGGCTGACGTTCTTCGCGACCCGCGTCCTGGACTGGTGGGACGCCCGCTAGAGCTCCGCGAGCAGGAGCCCGCTGCGCGGCTTCGGCGTGAAGTAGGTGGCCTTGCGCGGCATCCGGCGGCCCGCCGCGTGCACCGCGAGGACGTCGGCGTGGCTCACCGGCGCCAGCAGGACCACCGCGTCGGCGTCCGGCGGCACCGGGCGGCCGTCCGGGAGCGGGTGCGTGCACGGGCCGTCGGGATCGATCCCGAGCGCGTCGGCGAAGAGGATCCGCTCGACGATCTCGTGGTCGATCACCGGTCCCGGCCCGGCGAAGCCCGTCCGCGGCAGCGGGACCCGCAGCACCGCGTTGCCCGCGCGTACGACGGCCTCGCCGGTGACCGGCACGGCGTGCTCGTCGTAGCGGACGTCCAGGCCCGCCGCGGACCAGCGCGACACCAGGTCCTCCGGGCCGAAGCCGGTGCCGGTGAGCACCCGGTGGATCGCGCCGATCCGCAGCGACGGACCCGCGGTGACCAGGGCGAGCAGCCCGCCGTGCCCGGCCGCCGTGGCCGCGGCCACGCGGTGGTTGCCGTCGGCGACCAGCAGTTCGGCGGCACCGGCCGCGCCGAGCAGGCGGCGCTGCAGCGGCCCGGCGGGCACCACCCACAGGTCGTGCCGCCGCCCGGCCGCGTCCGAAGTGGACAGATCGGGCAGGCCGAGCGCGCCGCACGCGCGCGTCACCTCTTCGGTCAGCAGCTCGCCGGCGGCGGCCGGGACGAGCAGCGCCGCGCTGGTCGCGCAGCCCAGCCCGGCGAGCACGGCGGCCCGCTCGGCGACGACGTCGGGGTAGACGTCCTCGGTGTGCCGGACCCGGGCGGTGCCCTCGTCGGTCACCGCGGCCGGGTCGACCAGGCAGAGCAGGCCCAGCGCGACACCGTCCGGCCCTTCGATCCGGTACGGCGCGACGACGTCCCGCACCGGCCGGTAAGCCCGCTTGCGGAGCCGTTCGAGCGCCGCGCGGGCGATCGGCACGGCGGCGGCCAGGTCGAGGCCGCGCGCCAGCGCCGCGGGCGTGCGCGCGGGGTGCTGCACGGCCAGCAGCGTGTCCCCCGCGCCGGGCTTGGCCAGCGCGTAGGCCACCCGGTCGGGCTCGGCGAACTCGTCGACGTCGGGGCCGGGGACCTCGTCGCGGACCACCCAGCCCCGGCCGATCGGCCGGATCCAGTCGTTCATCCCTCCCATCTTCCGCGAAGAGGCCGAAGACGGAAATTCACTGGGTGCGCCGCCCCGTCGATGGAATGCTTAGGACTGCAAAGCAGTTGACCCCGGTCATGACCGTCCCGAGGAGCAGCCCGCCGATGACGACACCCGCCGCCACCAGCGTGAAGGGGGTCGGCTTCCGATCCGAACGCGGCCCGGTGCTGGTCGCCGTCATGCTCAGCACCGCGCTGGTCGCGCTGGACAGCACGATCATCGCGACCGCGGTGCCCTCGGTGGTGCGCGACCTCGGCGGGTTTTCGCAGTTCCCGTGGCTGTTCTCGATCTACCTGCTCACCCAGGCCGTCACGGTGCCGCTCTACGGCAAGTTCGCCGACGTCCTCGGCCGGCGCCCGGTGATGTTCTTCGGGATCGCGGCGTTCCTCGTCGGCTCGGTGCTGTGCGGCGCTGCGTGGAGCATGCCGGTGCTGATCGCCGCCCGCGCGGTGCAGGGAATCGGCGCGGGCGCGATCCAGCCGATGTCGATGACGATCATCGGCGACCTCTACACGGTGGAGGAACGCGCCAGGGTGCAGGGCTACGTCGCCAGCGTCTGGGGCGTCGCGTCAGTGGTCGGCCCGACGCTGGGCGGCGTGTTCGCCGAGTACCTGGACTGGCGGTGGATCTTCTTCGTCAACCTGCCGCTGGGCGCGATCGCCGCGCTGATGCTGCACCGCAACTTCGCCGAGCGGGTGGAGCGCAAGCCGCACAAGGTCGACTACACCGGCGCCGCGCTGCTCACCGTCGGCTGCTCGCTGGTGATCCTGGCCCTGCTCGAAGGCGGCGTCGCGTGGGCGTGGGGTTCGCTGCCGAGCGTGGGGATCTTCGCCGCGGGCGCGGCGCTGCTGGTCGCGTTCGTGCTGGTGGAGAAGCACGCGGCCGAGCCGGTGCTGCCGCTGTGGGTGTTCACCCGGCGGACCCTGGTCGGCGGCAACCTGGTCGCGGTCGTGGTCGGCGCGGTCCTGATGGGCCTGACGTCGTACCTGCCGACGTACGCGCAGGGCGTGCTGGGCGCGGGCGCGCTGGTGGCCGGGTTCGCGGTGGCGGCGCTGACGGTCGGCTGGCCGATCTCGGCGTCCCTGGCCGGCAAGATCTACCTGCGCATCGGCTTCCGCGACACGGCGCTGATCGGCAGCGTGTTCATCATCGCGGGCGGCGTGCTGGTGGCGATGCTCGGCGCGACGTCGTCGATCTGGGCGGCGGCGACCGCGGCGTTCGTCCTCGGCATCGGCCTCGGCCTGGCGGCGAGCCCGACCCTGGTGGCAATTCAGTCGGTGGTCGGCTGGGACCGCCGCGGCGTGGTGACGGCGACGAACCTGTTCAGCCGGTCGTTGGGCAGCGCGGTCGGCGCGGCGGTGTTCGGCGCGATCGCCAACGCGACACTGGCTTTCCGGTTCGCGAACCCGCCGGCGGAAGTGGCGGGCAAGCTGCCGCCGTCGGTGGACGCGACGAGCCTGGTGCTGGGCGGGCACACCGACGACTCCCCGGTGGCGAGGTTCGTCCGGGGCGCGCTGAGCGACGCGACCCACTACGTGTTCGTGGGCCTGCTTGCGGTGGCGGTGCTGTCGGTGGTGGCGCTGCTGCTGATGCCGCGCAAGACCGAGCAGCTGGAGTTCTAGGCGCGCCCGAGCAGCGCGAGGATCCCCTCGATCGCCTGCTCGAACGGCTCGGTGCTGTCGGCGGCCCTGGCAAGGACGTAACCGCCTTGCAGGGTCGCCACGACGGCCGCCGCGGTCGCCGCCGGGTCGAGGCCGCCGTCGTCCTCGGCCACCACCTCGGCGAGCCGGGTGCGCAGCCAGGAGAAGGTCTCTCCGACCGGCTCCCGGAGGGCGGGCGCGGCCATCACGTCCGGGTCCTGCGTCAGGCGGCCGACCGGGCAGCCCTTCAAAACGTCGCGCTCACGGCGGAGGTACGCCGCGATGCGCTCGAGCGGCGCGCCGGGCCCGGACAGCTGCGCTTCGGCGGCGGCGCGCATCTCCTCGGCGGTGCGGTCGATGGCCGCGCGCGCCAGCTCCTCCTTACCGGCGAAGTGGTGGTACATGCTGCCCTGGCCGGCGCCGGCGAGCCGCTGGATGGTCTTCGGGCTGGTCCCGACGTAACCGCGCTCCCACAGCAGCGTGCGGGTGCTTTCGATGAGACGTTCCCTCGTGTCCACGAAACTCAGTGTACCTACCAGTAGGTACATCAGTTCTGCAGCGGCATGAGCTCCGCCTGGAAGTTCGCCAGGAACTCGTCGAAGTCGCCGTGGCCGGGCCGGATGACGAACTTCGACAGCCCGGCCTCGATGTGCTGCTCCACCAGCCGGCGCGCCTCGGGCCAGCTCGTCGCCACCAGGTCGGTGACCGGCACGCCGGGACGCCGCTTGGCCGCCGCGGCGATCAGCTCGTCCGGCAGCCCCTTGTCGGCCACGGCCAGGCTGAGCCCGAAGTGGTCCGCTTCGATCTCCCGGCCCGCCTCCGCCGCGGCTTCCTGGATCGCGATGCGGGCGTCGCGCGCCTGGGCCGGCGTGTGGAAGCTGCCGAGCCACCCGTCGGCGAGCCGTCCCGTGCGGCGCAGGGCGGCCGGCGCCGCTCCCCCGAGCCAGACGTCGAGCCGCTTGGCCGGGCGCGGCCCGAGGTGGACGCCGTCGACGTGGAAGAACTCGCCGTCGAAGGAGACTTCGTCCTCTTCGAGCAGCCGCCGCAGCAGGGTCAGCGACTCGTCGAAGACGGCGGCCCGGCGCCCGGCGGGCACCGGGAAGAGGTCGTGCTCGGCGGCGCGGGCCGGGCGCAGCCCGAAGACCGGCAGCACCCGCTTGGGCGCCAGGCCGGCCAGGGTGAGCAGCTGCTTCGCGACGAGCACCGGGTGCCGGCCCGGCAGGATCGCCACACCGGTGCCGACCTTGAGCTTCGCGGTCGTCGCGAGCGCGTGCGTCATGCCGATGAGGGGGTCGACTTCGGGTGAGTAGACGAGTTCCGACAGCCAGAGCGAGTCGACGCCGGCGTCCTCCAGCCGCCGCGCCAGCCCGGCGAACTCGCCGGGTCCCGTTCCCGCCGCCGGTGCGACG encodes the following:
- a CDS encoding ATP-dependent DNA ligase, with protein sequence MDLPVMPPVRPMLAKAVHEVPRDPGLLFEPKWDGFRCVVFRDGDEIELGSRNDRPLTRYFPELVELLAAALPPRCVVDGEIVLVTPAGLDFEALQLRLHPAASRVRKLAEETPASFVAFDLLALGDTDLTGEPFRERRARLESILRTDAEGLQRVHLTPLSDDPAQAEDWFTRFEGAGFDGVMAKPADLPYEQDKRVMLKVKHERTADCVVTGFRWHKDGAGVGSLLLGLFDGEGVLHHVGVASSFTKARRAELVDELAPLRENALENHPWRSWAEYEPEPGRQPGAMSRWAPQKDLSWEPLRPEWVAEVRYEHLQGGRFRHGGRLVRFRPDRTPESCTYAQLDEAPPAELAKLFGEAR
- a CDS encoding nitric oxide synthase oxygenase, with translation MTAPLPLYPQRVSEEQSVNSAEAEEFLDRMFAEGAAEAGERFENRLAAVRAEIAETGTYRHTAAELAYGARVAWRNSARCIGRLYWRSLRIRDRRRVTDPAAIAGECVAHLRQATRGGRIRPTVTVFAPDTPDVPGPRIHNEQLIRYAGYRLDDGSVLGDPRYAGFTEQVRRLGWRPPERRGSFDVLPLLVEALPGEPRLFTLPPDAVLEVPLTHPDHRWFAGLGLRWHAVPAISNMPLEIGGVTYPAAPFNGWYLGTEIGARNLADEQRYDLLPVIAELMGLPTASERTLWRDRALVELTLAVQHSFDAAGVTIADHHTESQRFLAHLEREERAGRRCPADWSWIVPPVSGGQTAVFHRYYDEPDPALRPAFLPPASP
- a CDS encoding squalene cyclase, with amino-acid sequence MDVLAWLLDSDPALRWQVERDLAGTPPEIWEATRARVATEGFGARLLAAQDPDGQWAGGAFFPAGFRGDEPQPWTATTWSLNALREWGLDAAVLSGTAGLLAANSRWEYDDLPYWDGEVDCCINAWTLANGVWLGADVAGIADWFARHRLPDGGWNCEWVEGSTRSSVHSTLNSLKGLLAHETATGGTAETREARRLGEEYLLERGLFRRRSTGAPLAPWVREFGYPMRWHYDVLNAASYFRDAGRPDERLAAAIELIRAARQPDGTWLQQRTDAGRVWFPVDVPAGQPSKWLTFFATRVLDWWDAR
- a CDS encoding GNAT family N-acetyltransferase — encoded protein: MATVAECPADDGLLLALMTAMTAELIVVHDLPPDARPHPLDPASRYLLAHDGPRAIGCCAVEPVEPGVSELKRLFVAPDARGTDVPGALVAESERLARGQGARRLRLETARHQPAAMRLYERAGYRRVPNFPPHESDPESVCYEKALG
- a CDS encoding TIGR03854 family LLM class F420-dependent oxidoreductase, giving the protein MLKIRLGVAPAAGTGPGEFAGLARRLEDAGVDSLWLSELVYSPEVDPLIGMTHALATTAKLKVGTGVAILPGRHPVLVAKQLLTLAGLAPKRVLPVFGLRPARAAEHDLFPVPAGRRAAVFDESLTLLRRLLEEDEVSFDGEFFHVDGVHLGPRPAKRLDVWLGGAAPAALRRTGRLADGWLGSFHTPAQARDARIAIQEAAAEAGREIEADHFGLSLAVADKGLPDELIAAAAKRRPGVPVTDLVATSWPEARRLVEQHIEAGLSKFVIRPGHGDFDEFLANFQAELMPLQN
- a CDS encoding GTP-binding protein, whose protein sequence is MSRIPVVLVAGFLGAGKTTLLNHLLANREGARVGVVVNDFGQVNVDALAVAGQVDTMVSLGNGCLCCAVDASGLDAMLTRLSSSEAGIDVIVVEASGIAEPRDLIRLMIASENPDIRYGGLAEVVDAVEFEAARERHPELADHLRLADVVVLNKADRVSAEDLAKLTAAVEELAPGRPLLVTEHGRVDPRLFFDPEPRGERVGQLSFDDLREEHDHSRHLHASYQTVTFTAGTPLAPRAFVDFLERRPPGLYRMKGQADFGIDARFHLHTVGGFVELARSPWPARAPHRTELVLIGAGLDTGAVLAELESCVAPDPEVVDERGLLHILRYLPDQA
- a CDS encoding MDR family MFS transporter produces the protein MTTPAATSVKGVGFRSERGPVLVAVMLSTALVALDSTIIATAVPSVVRDLGGFSQFPWLFSIYLLTQAVTVPLYGKFADVLGRRPVMFFGIAAFLVGSVLCGAAWSMPVLIAARAVQGIGAGAIQPMSMTIIGDLYTVEERARVQGYVASVWGVASVVGPTLGGVFAEYLDWRWIFFVNLPLGAIAALMLHRNFAERVERKPHKVDYTGAALLTVGCSLVILALLEGGVAWAWGSLPSVGIFAAGAALLVAFVLVEKHAAEPVLPLWVFTRRTLVGGNLVAVVVGAVLMGLTSYLPTYAQGVLGAGALVAGFAVAALTVGWPISASLAGKIYLRIGFRDTALIGSVFIIAGGVLVAMLGATSSIWAAATAAFVLGIGLGLAASPTLVAIQSVVGWDRRGVVTATNLFSRSLGSAVGAAVFGAIANATLAFRFANPPAEVAGKLPPSVDATSLVLGGHTDDSPVARFVRGALSDATHYVFVGLLAVAVLSVVALLLMPRKTEQLEF
- a CDS encoding DUF1015 family protein, with translation MNDWIRPIGRGWVVRDEVPGPDVDEFAEPDRVAYALAKPGAGDTLLAVQHPARTPAALARGLDLAAAVPIARAALERLRKRAYRPVRDVVAPYRIEGPDGVALGLLCLVDPAAVTDEGTARVRHTEDVYPDVVAERAAVLAGLGCATSAALLVPAAAGELLTEEVTRACGALGLPDLSTSDAAGRRHDLWVVPAGPLQRRLLGAAGAAELLVADGNHRVAAATAAGHGGLLALVTAGPSLRIGAIHRVLTGTGFGPEDLVSRWSAAGLDVRYDEHAVPVTGEAVVRAGNAVLRVPLPRTGFAGPGPVIDHEIVERILFADALGIDPDGPCTHPLPDGRPVPPDADAVVLLAPVSHADVLAVHAAGRRMPRKATYFTPKPRSGLLLAEL
- a CDS encoding DinB family protein; the encoded protein is MTTERPEPPLTGGEREMLRTFLDFHRATLAMKCDGLSDEDLRRAASPPSTLSLLGLVRHMAEVERTWFRRVINAEDIPLRWSAEGDFQAAYDASSSTREEVFEAWQTEVEHSRKIEAAAESLDVTGYQARWGEDVSLRLVMLHMIHEYARHNGHADFIREAVDGVTGA
- the ligD gene encoding non-homologous end-joining DNA ligase; its protein translation is MSEAVLLDVDGVEVKISSPDKVYFPERGETKLDLVEYYRAISGPLLARLGGRPLLLERYPDGAGGKNWFQKRVPKGAPPWLSTTVVSTPNGTTSDALVAKDLAHILWAVNLGCLGFHVWPYLADTPEVADELRIDLDPSPGIGFDDLREAAVLTREFLAGHGIEGHLKTSGSRGLHLYVLLEPRWDSFQVRAAAVALARALERRHPEKITAQWWKEERGSRVFVDFNQNAPHKTVFGTWCVRPRVGGQVSTPIGWDELDTVEPDELTLSTVPARVAERGDPWAGAGERPQSIEPLLAMSEADLANGLMDAPWPPVYPKMPNEPPRVAPSRAKKA
- a CDS encoding TetR/AcrR family transcriptional regulator, which gives rise to MDTRERLIESTRTLLWERGYVGTSPKTIQRLAGAGQGSMYHHFAGKEELARAAIDRTAEEMRAAAEAQLSGPGAPLERIAAYLRRERDVLKGCPVGRLTQDPDVMAAPALREPVGETFSWLRTRLAEVVAEDDGGLDPAATAAAVVATLQGGYVLARAADSTEPFEQAIEGILALLGRA